A window of Juglans regia cultivar Chandler chromosome 7, Walnut 2.0, whole genome shotgun sequence contains these coding sequences:
- the LOC108995362 gene encoding scarecrow-like protein 15, with product MRVTVNPPQTSQSPNPKPVPCNNNTVRNIGSHGSVNTPNQLSYEPTSVLDIRRSPSPVIERPASTTESSALTDVLSRPEDPTIDQWEDHVLHSTLDWDSIIKELGLQDDPAPALKSVLQFNPCEPHVPQLPELPQSHPFDPIHFVQSDFNLSEVYSTHNLAHSLNSVNLAQDFHHFGLNGFEIVEDLLRAADCFDTNQLQLAQAILERLNPRLRSPVGKPLQRAAFYFKEAFQTLLTTAGSNRTPRLSSWSEIVQTIRTYKAFSSISPIPLFSHFTTNQALLEALHGSNFIHVVDFDIGFGGQYASFMKEISERSAEPCKANNSPVLRITAVVPEEYAVESRLIKENLTQFAHELKIRLQVEFVLLRTFEMLSFKAIKFMEGEKTALLLSPTIFRRLGSTNSIAAFLSDLRRVSPSVVIFSDNEGWMEGPGVSSFRRNFVNSLEFYSLMFESLDATVGSGGCGGDWVKKVETVLLRPRIVAAVEAAGRRVPPWREVFCGAGMRAVQLSQFADFQAEYLLGKVQVRGFHVAKRQAELVLWWHDRPMVATSAWRC from the coding sequence ATGAGAGTTACCGTCAATCCTCCACAAACCAGCCAatctccaaaccctaaaccgGTTCCTTGCAACAACAACACTGTCCGAAATATCGGCTCCCACGGCTCTGTCAATACTCCCAACCAGCTTTCCTACGAACCCACCTCGGTTCTTGACATACGTCGGAGCCCTAGCCCAGTCATCGAAAGACCAGCCTCTACTACCGAAAGCTCTGCCCTTACAGACGTGTTGTCACGGCCAGAGGACCCGACAATTGATCAGTGGGAAGATCATGTTTTGCATAGTACTCTGGATTGGGATTCGATCATTAAGGAGTTGGGTTTACAAGACGATCCTGCCCCTGCTTTGAAGAGTGTTCTTCAGTTCAACCCATGTGAGCCTCATGTTCCTCAACTCCCGGAGCTCCCACAATCTCACCCGTTTGATCCCATTCACTTTGTTCAATCTGATTTCAATCTCTCTGAAGTTTATTCCACTCACAATCTGGCCCACAGTCTAAATTCTGTTAATTTGGCACAAGATTTTCATCATTTCGGCCTCAACGGGTTTGAGATTGTAGAAGACTTACTTCGCGCTGCTGATTGCTTTGACACCAACCAGTTGCAGCTCGCCCAAGCGATATTGGAGCGGCTCAATCCACGACTCCGATCACCAGTCGGAAAACCGCTCCAAAGAGCCGCGTTTTACTTCAAAGAAGCTTTCCAGACTCTCCTAACCACTGCAGGTTCGAACCGGACGCCTCGCCTTTCGTCTTGGTCCGAAATCGTCCAGACCATCAGGACGTACAAGGCCTTCTCTAGTATCTCCCCCATCCCCCTGTTCTCTCACTTCACCACCAACCAAGCTCTCCTCGAAGCTCTTCATGGCTCAAACTTCATCCATGTCGTTGACTTCGACATTGGTTTTGGAGGTCAATACGCTTCCTTCATGAAGGAAATATCCGAGAGATCAGCCGAGCCTTGCAAAGCCAATAACTCTCCGGTTCTTCGAATCACCGCTGTCGTGCCTGAAGAATATGCTGTCGAAAGTAGACTGATCAAAGAAAACCTCACCCAATTCGCTCATGAACTCAAAATCAGACTCCAGGTCGAATTCGTGCTCCTTCGCACCTTTGAAATGCTATCTTTCAAAGCCATCAAATTCATGGAAGGCGAGAAAACCGCTCTTCTGTTATCTCCAACCATCTTTCGCCGTCTCGGATCGACCAACAGCATCGCCGCTTTTCTCAGTGACCTACGCCGAGTCTCGCCTAGCGTCGTCATATTTTCAGACAACGAGGGGTGGATGGAAGGCCCTGGAGTGTCGTCATTCCGACGGAACTTTGTGAACAGCCTTGAGTTCTACTCCTTGATGTTTGAGTCTCTGGATGCAACCGTCGGCAGCGGAGGCTGTGGCGGTGATTGGGTCAAGAAAGTAGAGACGGTGTTGTTGCGACCAAGAATCGTTGCGGCGGTAGAGGCAGCCGGTAGGCGGGTGCCGCCATGGAGGGAGGTTTTCTGTGGGGCGGGAATGAGGGCGGTGCAACTAAGCCAGTTTGCTGATTTTCAAGCCGAGTATCTGTTGGGAAAGGTACAGGTCAGAGGCTTCCACGTGGCTAAACGACAGGCCGAGTTGGTGCTTTGGTGGCACGACAGGCCCATGGTTGCCACTTCAGCCTGGAGGTGTTAG
- the LOC108995264 gene encoding vicilin-like seed storage protein At2g18540, giving the protein MRNIALISPFSFLFLLLILCQYSFFNLHAAEAFNVSDVGPLVKKDERRSLVATEYGEVTATDISDGIRGLYHLQFITLEPNSLFLPVLLHADMVFYVHTGSGRLRWAEDDDNQMKRVNLRRGDIYMLQAGSIFYVKSSLEPERKKLRIHAMFSNTPDDSYDPLIGAYSSIRNLVRGFDKRVLRAAFKVPEDVIDDITQGTPAPAIVHAVQTKEENFWELEARFLKVFLGGKGGMTFNKKKKIRAYNILDADPDFENCNGWSLTVTRRNANLLKGSNIGLFMVNLTKGSMMGPHWNPMATEIAIVLQGQGMVRVICSSSAKKPECKNMRLMVKEGDVFAVPRFHPMAQMSFNNDSFVFMGFSTTRRRNHPQFLAGKSSVLQTLDKQALAVSFNVTNSTIDQLLSGQADSFILECTSCAEEEKIILEEEIEREREEEKARKREREEREREEREREEEEARKREEEARKREEREEKEREEREEKEARKREEEARKRQEEEEARKREEEEERREKKEAESKQEEERRRREEEKEQRQEEEGRREREERESERREREREEQEQEERQKEEEKRRQEEAEWEEEEARREEERRRRRQEEEEEARREREREKERRRWEEARREREIQEPAGRQPEEREEQRRQNEKATSEEQEEEDSREGGRRAPRMRWI; this is encoded by the exons ATGCGGAACATAGCTTTAATTTCACCATTTTCATTCctctttcttttgttaattCTCTGTCAGTACTCTTTCTTTAATTTGCACGCAGCAGAGGCTTTTAATGTCTCAGATGTGGGGCCTCTGGTGAAGAAAGATGAAAGGAGGTCCCTTGTTGCGACCGAGTACGGAGAGGTCACAGCCACTGATATCAGTGATGGAATCAGAGGGCTCTACCACCTTCAGTTCATCACTTTGGAGCcaaactctctctttctcccagTACTCCTCCATGCAGACATGGTCTTCTATGTCCACACAG GAAGTGGAAGGTTGAGATGGGCTGAAGATGATGATAATCAAATGAAGAGGGTGAATTTACGTCGAGGAGATATCTACATGCTCCAGGCAGGTTCTATCTTCTATGTGAAGAGCAGCTTAGAACCGGAGCGCAAGAAGCTTAGGATACATGCAATGTTTTCCAACACACCTGATGACTCCTAT gATCCGTTAATTGGAGCATACTCGAGCATTAGGAACCTTGTCCGAGGCTTTGATAAGAGAGTCCTACGGGCTGCTTTTAAG gtCCCTGAAGATGTCATAGACGACATAACACAAGGAACCCCAGCACCAGCCATAGTGCATGCGGtgcaaacaaaagaagaaaacttcTGGGAATTGGAGGCTCGGTTCCTGAAAGTCTTCCTTGGAGGCAAAGGCGGCATGACAttcaacaagaagaagaaaataagagcCTATAATATTCTTGATGCGGACCCAGATTTCGAGAACTGTAACGGGTGGAGCCTAACAGTGACCAGAAGAAATGCAAATTTATTGAAGGGTTCCAATATTGGTCTTTTCATGGTGAACTTGACAAAG GGCTCAATGATGGGGCCCCATTGGAATCCAATGGCAACCGAGATTGCAATTGTCTTACAAGGGCAAGGGATGGTAAGGGTGATTTGTTCAAGCAGTGCTAAAAAACCAGAGTGCAAAAATATGAGGTTGATGGTCAAAGAAGGAGATGTTTTTGCTGTACCTAGGTTCCATCCCATGGCTCAGATGTCTTTCAACAatgactcgtttgttttcatggGATTCAGCACAACAAGAAGGAGAAATCACCCTCAATTTCTGGCAGGAAAGAGCTCAGTTCTTCAAACTTTGGACAAGCAAGCCTTGGCTGTATCCTTCAATGTCACCAACAGTACGATTGATCAGCTTTTGTCTGGGCAGGCTGATTCATTCATACTGGAGTGTACTTCTTGTGCTGAGGAAGAGAAAATTATATTGGAGGAAGAAATTGAGCGAGAAAGGGAGGAAGAGAAAGctaggaagagagagagagaagagagagagagagaagagagagaaagggaggaagaggaagcgaggaagagagaagaggaggctaggaagagagaggaaagggaagagaaagagagagaagagcgAGAGGAAAAGGAAgctagaaagagagaagaggagGCTAGGAAGAGACAGGAAGAAGAGGAGgccagaaagagagaggaagaggaggagaggagggagaaaaaagaagcagaaagcaaacaagaagaagaaagaaggcgacgagaagaggaaaaggaacaaagacaagaagaagaagggagaagagagagagaagaaagggaaagtgaaaggagggagagagaacgagaagaacaagaacaagaagagaggcagaaagaggaagagaaaaggagACAAGAAGAAGCAGAATGGGAGGAGGAAGAGGCcaggagagaagaagaaaggaggagaaggagacaggaagaagaagaagaagcaagaagagagagggaaagagaaaagGAACGGAGACGGTGGGAAGAAGcaagaagagagagggaaataCAAGAACCTGCTGGAAGACAACCTGAAGAAAGAGAAGAACAAAGGAGACAGAATGAGAAAGCTACAAGCGAAGAGCAAGAGGAGGAAGACAGTAGGGAAGGTGGTAGAAGAGCTCCGAGGATGCGGTGGATTTGA
- the LOC108995333 gene encoding probable protein phosphatase 2C 80 isoform X2, with the protein MQSGIFSKLNTTIYSAFPRATVQQRASLISGTSRFPLGCDRKRKSMAASTSKALLGDVYVDELITSCGNALEFSKPTGVFYNNGSHSRCRKATLSFRRQKQPSSHLICGNFSFDGLRWNSDPSLLVEPHSKNVHTSSSACYSTGADVSFESNSRDEQLADSTILSGQIIMGDRTLKLISGSCYLPHPDKEEKGGEDAHFICIDEQAIGVADGVGGWADVGVDAGLFARELMSHSVAAIQEEPKGSIDPARVLEKAHSSTKAKGSSTACIIALTDEGLHAINLGDSGFVVVRDGCIVFQSPVQQHGFNFTYQLESGSGGDLPSSGQVFTIPVTAGDVIIAGTDGLFDNLYNNEVTAVVVHAVRAGLEPQVTAQKIAALARQRAVDRNRPTPFSTAAQVAGFRYYGGKLDDITVVVSYVTSSVGV; encoded by the exons ATGCAATCTGGCATTTTCTCAAAGCTGAATACTACTATCTATTCTGCTTTCCCTCGGGCAACAGTTCAGCAACGAG CTTCTTTGATCTCTGGCACTTCTCGGTTTCCTCTTGGCTGTGACCGCAAGAGAAAATCTATGGCTGCTTCTACTTCCAAAGCTTTGTTGGGAGATGTTTATGTCGATGAATTGATCACAAGTTGCGGAAATGCATTAGAATTCTCAAAACCTACTGGTGTTTTTTACAACAATGGAAGCCATAGCAGATGCCGCAAAGCTACCTTGAGTTTCAGAAGGCAAAAACAGCCCAGCAGTCATCTTATCTGTGGGAATTTTAGTTTTGATGGTTTGCGGTGGAATAGTGACCCCAGTTTACTTGTTGAGCCACATTCAAAGAATGTCCATACTTCATCCTCTGCATGCTATTCTACAGGGGCTGATGTTTCTTTTGAAAGCAATTCTCGTGATGAACAGCTTGCGGATTCCACCATTTTGTCTGGCCA AATTATTATGGGGGACAGGACCCTGAAGCTAATATCAGGATCATGTTACCTGCCACATCCTGATAAGGAAGAGAAAGGTGGAGAGGATGCTCATTTTATTTGCATAGATGAGCAAGCAATTGGTGTTGCAGATGGTGTAGGCGGCTGGGCGGATGTTGGTGTTGATGCAGGACTATTTGCCCGTGAACTTATGTCTCATTCGGTGGCTGCAATTCAGGAGGAGCCCAAGGGTTCTATTGACCCGGCCAGGGTGTTAGAGAAGGCCCACTCAAGCACAAAGGCCAAAGGTTCCTCAACAGCATGTATCATTGCTCTCACAGATGAG GGACTGCATGCTATTAATCTAGGAGACAGTGGATTTGTAGTGGTTAGAGATGGATGCATTGTCTTCCAATCCCCAGTGCAGCAGCATGGCTTCAATTTTACATATCAGCTGGAGAGTGGCAGTGGGGGTGATCTACCCAGCTCTGGTCAG GTATTTACAATTCCCGTCACCGCTGGGGATGTCATTATTGCTGGAACAGATGGATTATTCGATAACCTGTATAATAACGAGGTTACAGCTGTTGTTGTTCATGCGGTGAGAGCTGGCTTGGAACCTCAAGTAACTGCTCAGAAGATAGCAGCTTTGGCGCGCCAGCGAGCTGTCGATAGAAATCGGCCAACACCATTTTCTACGGCCGCTCAAGTGGCCGGGTTCCGCTATTACGGAGGCAAGCTTGACGACATCACAGTTGTTGTGTCATATGTAACTAGTTCTGTAGGTGTGTGA
- the LOC108995333 gene encoding probable protein phosphatase 2C 80 isoform X1 has translation MQSGIFSKLNTTIYSAFPRATVQQRGGWRYSINLLLGPGDLLFGNSVLLHSLPYSASLISGTSRFPLGCDRKRKSMAASTSKALLGDVYVDELITSCGNALEFSKPTGVFYNNGSHSRCRKATLSFRRQKQPSSHLICGNFSFDGLRWNSDPSLLVEPHSKNVHTSSSACYSTGADVSFESNSRDEQLADSTILSGQIIMGDRTLKLISGSCYLPHPDKEEKGGEDAHFICIDEQAIGVADGVGGWADVGVDAGLFARELMSHSVAAIQEEPKGSIDPARVLEKAHSSTKAKGSSTACIIALTDEGLHAINLGDSGFVVVRDGCIVFQSPVQQHGFNFTYQLESGSGGDLPSSGQVFTIPVTAGDVIIAGTDGLFDNLYNNEVTAVVVHAVRAGLEPQVTAQKIAALARQRAVDRNRPTPFSTAAQVAGFRYYGGKLDDITVVVSYVTSSVGV, from the exons ATGCAATCTGGCATTTTCTCAAAGCTGAATACTACTATCTATTCTGCTTTCCCTCGGGCAACAGTTCAGCAACGAGGTGGGTGGCGTTATTCAATAAATTTGCTACTTGGACCTGGGGATTTGTTGTTTGGGAATTCAGTGCTGTTGCATTCCTTGCCATATTCAGCTTCTTTGATCTCTGGCACTTCTCGGTTTCCTCTTGGCTGTGACCGCAAGAGAAAATCTATGGCTGCTTCTACTTCCAAAGCTTTGTTGGGAGATGTTTATGTCGATGAATTGATCACAAGTTGCGGAAATGCATTAGAATTCTCAAAACCTACTGGTGTTTTTTACAACAATGGAAGCCATAGCAGATGCCGCAAAGCTACCTTGAGTTTCAGAAGGCAAAAACAGCCCAGCAGTCATCTTATCTGTGGGAATTTTAGTTTTGATGGTTTGCGGTGGAATAGTGACCCCAGTTTACTTGTTGAGCCACATTCAAAGAATGTCCATACTTCATCCTCTGCATGCTATTCTACAGGGGCTGATGTTTCTTTTGAAAGCAATTCTCGTGATGAACAGCTTGCGGATTCCACCATTTTGTCTGGCCA AATTATTATGGGGGACAGGACCCTGAAGCTAATATCAGGATCATGTTACCTGCCACATCCTGATAAGGAAGAGAAAGGTGGAGAGGATGCTCATTTTATTTGCATAGATGAGCAAGCAATTGGTGTTGCAGATGGTGTAGGCGGCTGGGCGGATGTTGGTGTTGATGCAGGACTATTTGCCCGTGAACTTATGTCTCATTCGGTGGCTGCAATTCAGGAGGAGCCCAAGGGTTCTATTGACCCGGCCAGGGTGTTAGAGAAGGCCCACTCAAGCACAAAGGCCAAAGGTTCCTCAACAGCATGTATCATTGCTCTCACAGATGAG GGACTGCATGCTATTAATCTAGGAGACAGTGGATTTGTAGTGGTTAGAGATGGATGCATTGTCTTCCAATCCCCAGTGCAGCAGCATGGCTTCAATTTTACATATCAGCTGGAGAGTGGCAGTGGGGGTGATCTACCCAGCTCTGGTCAG GTATTTACAATTCCCGTCACCGCTGGGGATGTCATTATTGCTGGAACAGATGGATTATTCGATAACCTGTATAATAACGAGGTTACAGCTGTTGTTGTTCATGCGGTGAGAGCTGGCTTGGAACCTCAAGTAACTGCTCAGAAGATAGCAGCTTTGGCGCGCCAGCGAGCTGTCGATAGAAATCGGCCAACACCATTTTCTACGGCCGCTCAAGTGGCCGGGTTCCGCTATTACGGAGGCAAGCTTGACGACATCACAGTTGTTGTGTCATATGTAACTAGTTCTGTAGGTGTGTGA